A genomic region of Ensifer adhaerens contains the following coding sequences:
- a CDS encoding phosphoribosyltransferase: protein MFTGTWLFEDRTDAGRQLAETIAGETLTNPLVVALPRGGVPVAYEIAVRIGAPLDILIVRKIGAPGHAEFGLGALVDGEEPELVLNRQAILLVRPAKGYVEAETGRQHAEILRRRALYFGDRQPLSPRDRDVILVDDGIATGGTVRAAIKALRRAQPRRLLLAVPVAPKSELNELRSSVDRIICLATPAAFRAVGLHYRDFEQTSDEEVIALMKKARREDEA from the coding sequence GTGTTTACGGGAACATGGCTCTTCGAAGACAGGACGGACGCCGGACGGCAGCTCGCCGAGACGATCGCGGGGGAGACGCTGACCAACCCGCTGGTGGTGGCGCTGCCAAGGGGCGGCGTGCCGGTCGCCTATGAGATTGCCGTTCGCATCGGTGCGCCACTCGATATCCTGATCGTGCGCAAGATCGGCGCGCCCGGGCATGCGGAATTCGGACTTGGTGCTCTGGTCGACGGCGAGGAGCCCGAGCTTGTTCTCAACCGCCAGGCCATCCTGCTCGTGCGCCCCGCAAAAGGCTATGTGGAGGCGGAGACCGGGCGCCAGCACGCCGAAATCCTGCGCCGCCGCGCGCTTTATTTCGGAGATCGCCAACCGCTCTCGCCGAGGGACCGCGACGTGATCCTCGTCGATGACGGCATTGCCACCGGCGGCACTGTGCGCGCGGCGATCAAGGCCTTGCGCCGGGCACAGCCACGCCGCCTGCTGCTGGCGGTTCCGGTCGCGCCGAAAAGTGAGCTCAACGAGTTGCGCAGCTCCGTCGATCGCATCATCTGCCTCGCCACCCCCGCCGCTTTCCGCGCCGTCGGCCTGCACTACCGCGACTTCGAGCAAACGAGCGACGAGGAAGTGATCGCCTTGATGAAGAAGGCGCGGCGGGAGGATGAGGCTTGA
- a CDS encoding sensor domain-containing diguanylate cyclase — protein MSFLPAISIIALLAMLPVLVSLRASMIEGGTDFATACAFASAATLFMLLSEFPTLQPLSLIGLVFLAGACLLVLCGFHHALGVQKRTSTALVAAGSLAVVALLIAAFGARSTTLHALSVIGIVAAFVLIIAVCSQHRRQAPGPVERLCVIACAATGCSTLLAVTVLSPAAHVAASVPPQPVSWDFACAVMRSFYLPALFLGVILMIQNRVIADLKTAIARDELTGALSRRALLDLGQRALATSLARQQPVSFLLLDLDYFKQINDRYGHAVGDAALGHFAGTVAACLTGRGTLGRIGGEEFGIVLPNHTEDKAFTLAEEIGRVVRDTPIGRFDRPIRLTVSIGLAEAVPGDTISDIMIRADMALYDAKADGRDRCTIAGRFQPGASARALAGAAAQLRAADSRSFEPRLLRDTG, from the coding sequence ATGAGCTTTCTCCCTGCCATATCGATCATCGCTCTTCTGGCGATGCTCCCGGTCCTTGTTTCGCTGCGGGCCTCGATGATCGAGGGCGGCACGGACTTCGCCACGGCTTGCGCATTTGCAAGCGCGGCGACCCTGTTCATGTTGCTCTCCGAGTTTCCGACGCTGCAGCCGCTGTCGCTGATCGGCCTCGTGTTTCTGGCCGGCGCCTGCCTGCTCGTGCTCTGCGGTTTTCACCATGCGCTCGGCGTGCAAAAACGCACCTCGACAGCCCTCGTCGCAGCAGGGTCCCTGGCAGTCGTCGCGCTGCTGATCGCGGCATTCGGCGCACGGAGCACCACCTTGCATGCGCTCTCCGTCATCGGCATCGTCGCCGCCTTCGTGCTGATCATCGCCGTCTGTTCGCAGCACCGGCGCCAGGCGCCCGGCCCGGTGGAGCGGCTCTGCGTCATCGCTTGCGCGGCAACCGGCTGTTCGACGCTGCTTGCGGTCACCGTGCTTTCGCCAGCCGCCCATGTGGCCGCATCGGTTCCACCTCAACCCGTCAGCTGGGACTTCGCGTGCGCCGTGATGCGCTCCTTTTACCTGCCGGCGCTCTTCCTTGGCGTGATCCTGATGATCCAGAACCGGGTGATCGCCGACCTCAAGACGGCGATCGCGCGCGACGAGTTGACGGGTGCCCTGTCGCGGCGTGCCCTGCTCGATCTTGGCCAGCGGGCGCTTGCCACCAGTCTCGCACGGCAACAGCCGGTGTCCTTCCTGCTGCTCGATCTCGATTACTTCAAGCAGATCAACGATCGTTATGGCCATGCGGTCGGCGACGCCGCGCTAGGCCACTTTGCCGGCACCGTGGCTGCCTGCCTCACCGGCCGCGGCACTCTGGGGCGCATCGGCGGCGAAGAGTTCGGAATCGTCCTGCCCAATCACACGGAAGATAAGGCCTTCACGCTCGCCGAAGAGATCGGCCGCGTGGTGCGCGACACGCCGATCGGCCGCTTCGATCGACCGATCCGGCTGACGGTGAGCATCGGCCTTGCCGAGGCCGTGCCGGGCGACACGATCAGCGACATCATGATCCGCGCCGACATGGCGCTCTACGACGCCAAGGCCGACGGGCGCGATCGCTGCACGATTGCCGGCCGCTTCCAGCCCGGCGCCAGTGCGCGGGCGCTCGCTGGTGCAGCCGCGCAGTTGCGCGCGGCCGACAGCCGCAGCTTCGAACCGAGGCTGCTGCGCGATACCGGCTGA
- a CDS encoding CreA family protein, whose translation MLRAVRALFVAGLAAFAATSLPARAETVGEVGVDWLGNDIMVDAVTDPKVKGVTCHVTYFDRSVIDRLKNGNWFEDPSNNSIACRQTGPIEIGDIDLSKEGEEVFRAGLSLVWKNLLVTRIYDRKNDTLIYLAHSRELTDGSAKMSITTIPLYGQTVTWQNGKPQ comes from the coding sequence ATGTTGCGTGCTGTTCGCGCTCTCTTCGTTGCCGGTCTCGCCGCCTTTGCGGCGACCTCCCTGCCCGCGCGCGCCGAAACGGTCGGCGAGGTCGGTGTCGACTGGCTTGGAAACGATATCATGGTCGATGCCGTCACTGACCCTAAGGTCAAGGGCGTCACCTGCCACGTCACCTATTTCGACCGCAGCGTCATCGACAGGCTGAAGAACGGCAACTGGTTCGAGGACCCGTCGAACAACTCGATCGCCTGCCGGCAGACCGGTCCGATCGAAATCGGCGACATCGATCTCTCCAAGGAAGGCGAGGAAGTGTTTCGCGCCGGGCTTTCGCTCGTCTGGAAGAACCTGCTGGTCACAAGGATTTACGATCGCAAGAACGATACGTTGATCTATCTCGCGCATTCACGTGAATTGACCGACGGCTCGGCCAAGATGTCGATCACCACCATTCCGCTCTACGGACAGACGGTCACCTGGCAGAACGGAAAGCCGCAGTAG
- a CDS encoding chemotaxis protein CheW, whose translation MTNAIKQSGAYLEIVSFHLGDQEFCIDIMAIREIRGWAPVTPMPHTPPYVLGLINLRGAVIPVIDMAARLGMKMTEPSERSAIIVTDIAGKLVGLLVEQVSDMMTIKSEALQPAPEIIPEAQRAFCRGIVALEKTMVCFLNLDTVIADELAQAA comes from the coding sequence ATGACCAACGCAATCAAGCAGTCCGGCGCCTATCTCGAAATCGTATCGTTCCATCTCGGCGACCAGGAATTCTGCATCGACATCATGGCGATCCGCGAAATCCGCGGCTGGGCGCCGGTAACCCCGATGCCGCACACGCCGCCCTACGTGCTAGGCCTCATCAACCTGCGTGGCGCGGTGATCCCGGTCATCGACATGGCCGCACGGCTCGGCATGAAGATGACGGAACCTTCGGAACGCTCGGCGATCATCGTCACCGACATTGCCGGCAAGCTCGTCGGCCTTTTGGTCGAGCAGGTCTCGGACATGATGACGATCAAGAGCGAGGCGCTGCAGCCGGCGCCGGAGATCATTCCGGAAGCGCAGCGCGCCTTCTGCCGTGGCATCGTGGCCCTGGAAAAGACCATGGTCTGCTTCCTCAACCTCGATACGGTCATCGCCGACGAACTGGCACAGGCGGCCTGA
- a CDS encoding methyl-accepting chemotaxis protein, translated as MTATSASLKRNLSVSQRLATLAGAAFVGFGSVLGVGWYEGSRANDALHGAIAAQNGLTTVDEIRLATTNLVLNAMDSIIDRDEGAIQPARAASIAGTLKLLETKSADIKALAQLLGRTDALSTYDADVAELRRAIGTDLKALIEGKASADDFGKIDDAIDGAGERVATALTGLSEAATALVQARVAEARTVSDQAFRLQVAAGLLAMATLLYLLWFHGSTLRAGILNLRNGMQRIQNGDLAAKVEALDRGDEIGAMARSVDLFRLSAIEKQSLEQSAARSRREIEKEREEQQNEREAAVRRIQAAIDNLGRALTQLADGDLAVAIDRPFDGNLDQLRQNFNQTVERLRVVLSSVKENALSIESNGRQMRSAADDLARRTERQAASLEQTSAALDEITVTVHTATQRAEEASRMVGETRTNAEESGRIVGEAIAAMARIENASNEIGKIINVIDEIAFQTNLLALNAGVEAARAGEAGKGFAVVAQEVRELAQRAAGAAKDIKALVSRSGNEVGSGVKLVRATGEALGRIGTDVARINEHMTSIVMAAREQSTGLNEISTAVGQLDQMTQQNAAMVEQTNASSHTLAQDAERLTGLVGQFHEGHTMQRVMPTLAPAPVAPSARTAAPVQAKVSPASAVQRPAAKGTSEAVPLRKIGTAKMASFPTPSPAKALMGKLAGAFGNKPGSVPSTTASGENWEEF; from the coding sequence ATGACTGCCACATCTGCCTCCCTGAAACGCAATCTTTCCGTGAGCCAGCGGCTGGCGACGCTTGCCGGCGCCGCTTTTGTCGGCTTTGGTTCCGTGCTCGGGGTCGGCTGGTATGAGGGTAGTCGTGCGAATGACGCATTGCACGGCGCGATCGCGGCACAGAACGGCCTGACGACCGTCGACGAAATCCGCCTTGCGACGACCAATCTCGTGCTCAATGCGATGGACAGCATCATCGATCGTGACGAGGGCGCGATCCAGCCGGCGCGTGCCGCGAGCATTGCCGGCACCCTGAAACTGCTCGAGACGAAATCTGCCGATATCAAGGCGCTTGCCCAGCTGCTCGGCCGCACCGATGCGCTTTCGACCTACGACGCCGATGTCGCGGAACTGCGCCGGGCGATCGGCACGGACCTGAAGGCGCTGATCGAAGGCAAGGCTTCGGCCGACGATTTCGGCAAGATCGACGATGCGATCGATGGCGCCGGCGAACGGGTCGCCACCGCCTTGACCGGACTTTCCGAAGCCGCGACCGCATTGGTGCAGGCGCGCGTTGCCGAGGCGCGCACAGTGTCCGACCAGGCGTTCCGGCTTCAGGTGGCCGCGGGACTGCTGGCGATGGCGACGCTGCTTTATCTGCTCTGGTTCCACGGCAGCACGCTCCGCGCCGGCATTCTCAACCTGCGCAACGGCATGCAGCGGATCCAGAACGGCGATCTTGCAGCCAAGGTCGAGGCGCTCGACCGCGGCGACGAAATCGGCGCCATGGCGCGCTCCGTCGATCTCTTCCGCCTGTCGGCGATCGAGAAGCAGTCGCTCGAACAGAGTGCCGCACGCAGCCGGCGCGAAATCGAGAAGGAACGCGAGGAGCAGCAGAACGAGCGGGAGGCGGCGGTGCGCCGCATCCAGGCGGCGATCGACAATCTCGGCCGTGCCCTGACGCAGCTTGCCGATGGCGATCTCGCCGTTGCGATCGACCGGCCCTTCGACGGCAACCTCGATCAGCTCCGCCAGAATTTCAACCAGACGGTCGAACGGCTCCGTGTCGTGCTTTCGAGCGTCAAGGAAAATGCGCTCTCGATCGAATCCAACGGCCGGCAGATGCGCAGTGCCGCTGACGATCTGGCGCGCCGCACCGAGCGGCAGGCCGCTTCGCTAGAGCAGACCTCGGCCGCACTCGACGAAATCACCGTGACGGTGCACACCGCGACCCAGCGCGCCGAAGAGGCAAGCCGCATGGTCGGCGAGACGCGCACCAATGCGGAAGAGTCCGGCCGCATCGTCGGCGAGGCGATCGCCGCCATGGCGCGCATCGAAAATGCCTCGAACGAGATCGGCAAGATCATCAACGTCATCGATGAGATTGCCTTCCAGACCAACCTTCTGGCGCTGAATGCCGGCGTCGAGGCGGCCCGAGCAGGCGAAGCCGGAAAGGGCTTTGCGGTCGTGGCGCAGGAAGTGCGCGAACTTGCGCAGCGTGCCGCGGGCGCTGCCAAGGATATCAAGGCGCTGGTCAGCCGCTCCGGCAACGAGGTCGGCAGCGGTGTCAAGCTCGTCCGGGCGACGGGTGAGGCGCTCGGCCGGATCGGCACAGACGTGGCGCGCATCAACGAACACATGACCTCGATCGTCATGGCGGCGCGCGAGCAGTCGACCGGTCTCAACGAGATCAGTACCGCCGTCGGCCAGCTCGACCAGATGACGCAGCAGAATGCGGCCATGGTCGAACAGACCAATGCGTCGAGCCATACGCTGGCGCAGGACGCCGAGCGCCTCACCGGCCTCGTCGGCCAGTTCCACGAAGGCCACACGATGCAGCGCGTCATGCCCACCCTGGCGCCGGCGCCGGTGGCGCCATCGGCAAGGACGGCCGCCCCTGTTCAGGCGAAAGTATCTCCGGCTTCGGCCGTTCAGCGGCCGGCCGCCAAGGGCACCAGCGAAGCGGTGCCGCTGCGCAAGATCGGCACCGCCAAAATGGCGTCGTTTCCAACTCCATCTCCCGCAAAGGCCCTGATGGGCAAGCTGGCGGGCGCATTCGGCAACAAACCGGGCTCCGTGCCGTCGACGACGGCCTCCGGTGAGAACTGGGAAGAATTCTGA